A part of Larkinella insperata genomic DNA contains:
- a CDS encoding class I SAM-dependent methyltransferase, producing MTVRSPLTNSPDVSPVRSLNARTIEQRYREQFGMDVGRYFTGLDEVMIYECNQSKLRFYYPFSLAGDAAFYADLGQHYKGYYSPWKWEHELVFQRIKSGDQVLEIGSGNGYFLKRLPEKEAVGLGLELNDDAIAYGKKIGVNIINEDLKIHAEQHAGQYDVVCAFQVFEHVNNVGEFFRQAAQCVKPGGLLAIGVPNNASYYFREDPYHTLNLPPHHTLLWDPTSLRYAGELMGLTVVETRNEPATITHRSLGYRLWLEKTLGRNLLTTLVYKSTRFLAKRLPIMSDGATVVAIYRK from the coding sequence ATGACCGTACGCTCGCCACTCACCAATTCCCCGGATGTTTCGCCCGTTCGGAGTCTGAACGCCCGGACCATCGAACAACGGTATCGGGAGCAGTTCGGGATGGATGTGGGCCGGTATTTCACCGGGCTGGATGAGGTGATGATTTACGAATGCAACCAGTCGAAACTGCGATTTTACTATCCGTTTTCGCTGGCGGGCGATGCGGCTTTTTACGCCGATCTGGGTCAACACTACAAAGGGTACTACAGCCCCTGGAAGTGGGAACATGAGCTGGTTTTTCAACGAATCAAGTCAGGGGATCAGGTGCTGGAAATCGGCAGCGGTAACGGGTATTTTTTAAAGCGGTTACCCGAAAAAGAAGCCGTCGGACTGGGGTTGGAACTGAACGATGATGCAATTGCGTACGGGAAAAAAATCGGCGTCAATATCATCAACGAAGACTTGAAAATCCACGCGGAGCAGCACGCTGGGCAGTATGACGTAGTCTGTGCGTTTCAGGTGTTCGAGCACGTCAACAACGTGGGTGAATTTTTCCGGCAGGCGGCTCAGTGCGTCAAACCGGGCGGTTTGCTGGCCATCGGGGTGCCGAACAATGCCTCTTATTATTTCCGCGAAGACCCGTATCACACGCTCAACCTGCCGCCCCACCACACGCTGCTCTGGGACCCGACTTCCCTGCGGTATGCCGGGGAACTGATGGGCCTGACCGTGGTGGAAACCCGCAACGAACCCGCAACCATCACGCACCGGAGCCTGGGCTACCGGTTGTGGCTGGAGAAAACGCTGGGCCGAAATTTGCTGACCACGCTGGTGTACAAAAGCACCCGCTTCCTGGCCAAACGTTTGCCAATTATGTCCGACGGCGCGACGGTGGTGGCGATTTATCGAAAGTGA
- a CDS encoding lipopolysaccharide biosynthesis protein, whose amino-acid sequence MGIVIRQSLKASVGSYIGVGIGIINQLYVSLAFLSEDQLAISRLLLENSMLFAAFAHLGTPFIADRFFGYFRDDKTRNNGFLGFLLAFPLIGIGLFVAVYLGFEQQIKDYFAENSAKLIPYHILVIPFTTFWIYISVLEAYCRNNARIAIPTFVREVYLKLANVLVILMFGLGWYSFDWMIYLVVGIHGLAVVILLFYIYQLGKFSLQFDVSQLKGGLFRQMLYFGLFIVMGGVGTQVVYFIDRTMLSGGVGLKDAAIFIIATYIAGIIEIPRKTITQIATPLVSNSLRQNDMAHVQELYYKSSLNQLLAGGLVFLLIWANIDGIFSILPKAEVYRQGKMVVLLLASAKLFEMATGVNGEIINYSKYFRYATFLMIVMACLAIGANSYFIPRYGIDGAAIATTLTTLVFALSKVAMVWIFFRILPFTFSGVKAVVVLALVYGASLLLPEWGGSLWITLLSIALRSLILAGLFAGLVLWLRVSEDVNGLAGSVWERVRTFRQR is encoded by the coding sequence ATGGGAATAGTTATTCGTCAGAGCCTGAAAGCCAGCGTCGGTTCGTACATCGGCGTCGGCATCGGGATCATCAACCAGTTGTACGTTTCACTCGCTTTTTTGTCGGAGGACCAACTGGCCATTTCGCGGCTGTTGCTGGAAAACAGTATGCTTTTTGCGGCCTTTGCCCACCTGGGAACGCCATTCATTGCCGACCGTTTCTTTGGCTATTTTCGGGATGATAAAACCAGAAACAACGGTTTTCTGGGCTTTTTGCTCGCCTTTCCGCTGATTGGGATTGGTTTATTCGTAGCGGTCTATCTTGGGTTCGAACAGCAGATTAAAGACTATTTTGCCGAAAATTCCGCCAAGCTAATCCCGTATCATATTCTGGTGATTCCGTTTACCACGTTCTGGATTTACATCTCCGTGCTGGAAGCCTATTGCCGCAACAACGCCCGGATTGCCATTCCAACCTTTGTCCGCGAAGTGTATCTGAAACTGGCGAACGTGCTGGTAATTCTGATGTTTGGACTGGGCTGGTATAGCTTTGACTGGATGATCTATCTGGTGGTCGGAATTCACGGTTTGGCCGTCGTGATTCTGCTGTTCTACATTTATCAACTGGGTAAATTTTCGCTACAGTTTGACGTTAGTCAATTAAAGGGCGGACTATTCCGTCAGATGCTGTATTTCGGTTTGTTCATTGTGATGGGCGGGGTAGGCACGCAGGTCGTCTATTTTATTGACCGAACGATGCTTTCCGGCGGAGTAGGGCTGAAGGATGCCGCCATTTTTATCATCGCAACCTACATTGCCGGAATCATTGAAATTCCGCGCAAAACCATTACACAAATTGCGACTCCACTGGTTTCCAATTCACTGCGGCAGAACGACATGGCGCACGTTCAGGAGCTCTACTACAAATCGTCACTCAATCAGTTGCTGGCGGGCGGGCTAGTGTTTCTGCTGATCTGGGCCAACATCGACGGTATTTTCAGCATCTTACCGAAGGCGGAAGTCTATAGGCAAGGCAAAATGGTGGTGTTGCTGCTGGCATCGGCGAAACTGTTTGAAATGGCGACCGGCGTAAACGGCGAAATCATCAACTATTCCAAGTATTTCCGTTACGCAACGTTCCTGATGATTGTGATGGCCTGCCTCGCCATCGGAGCCAATTCTTATTTTATTCCCCGCTACGGCATCGACGGGGCCGCCATCGCTACCACGCTGACCACGCTGGTTTTCGCCCTGAGCAAGGTAGCAATGGTCTGGATCTTTTTCCGCATCCTGCCGTTTACATTTTCGGGCGTGAAAGCTGTTGTTGTCCTGGCGCTGGTCTACGGCGCTTCGCTGTTGTTGCCCGAATGGGGTGGTTCGCTGTGGATAACCCTCCTGAGCATCGCGCTGCGCTCTCTGATTCTGGCTGGGCTGTTTGCCGGGCTGGTTTTGTGGCTACGGGTGTCGGAGGATGTGAATGGGCTGGCGGGTTCGGTGTGGGAGCGGGTACGGACGTTCCGGCAGCGCTGA
- a CDS encoding GNAT family N-acetyltransferase, translated as MYTLLSLENPLPEQFPSFYRDGFLFLQARHLLHQPCRPLHYLALINTETGLADARCAVYIRDGWVVSPCTASFGSVEFSENVPDAAVGQLLEAVVMSSKKLLYADNKLPDSGIRLVNYPDFYSPNQAQRLRRLLLKAGFTVCYEELNQHVLVDSRPFAEQIQPAQRRRLRKCQQAGFTTQIWDKPDVDKLFTLIQKARHRKGLPVTIQSKDLASLLSNFRDVCPVFTVQNGEELVAACIGIRVTPDILYYFLPADHEDYQQFSPSVLLIESLYAYCQQHGMPWLDLGISTSRGVRNEGLIRFKRQLGAIETSKFIYEMRF; from the coding sequence GTGTACACCCTGCTTTCTCTTGAAAATCCGCTTCCGGAGCAGTTCCCGTCGTTTTACCGCGACGGTTTTCTGTTTTTACAGGCCCGGCATCTGCTCCACCAACCCTGCCGACCGCTTCATTACCTGGCGCTGATTAACACCGAAACGGGCCTGGCCGACGCGCGTTGCGCGGTCTACATCCGCGACGGTTGGGTGGTGAGCCCCTGTACGGCTTCGTTTGGGTCGGTTGAATTTTCGGAGAACGTACCGGATGCCGCAGTCGGTCAGTTGCTTGAAGCCGTAGTAATGTCTAGTAAAAAGTTACTATACGCTGATAATAAGTTACCAGATTCTGGCATTCGTCTGGTCAATTATCCGGACTTTTACTCACCCAATCAGGCGCAGCGGCTTCGTCGTCTGCTCCTTAAAGCCGGTTTTACGGTTTGTTACGAGGAACTAAACCAGCATGTTTTGGTCGATAGCCGCCCGTTTGCCGAGCAAATTCAGCCTGCGCAGCGCCGACGGTTACGAAAATGCCAGCAGGCCGGATTTACAACTCAAATTTGGGACAAGCCGGATGTTGACAAATTATTTACGCTTATTCAAAAAGCGCGCCATAGAAAAGGCCTGCCTGTTACCATACAGAGCAAAGATCTTGCCAGCTTACTAAGTAATTTTAGGGATGTTTGTCCGGTTTTTACCGTTCAAAACGGAGAGGAGTTGGTTGCTGCCTGCATCGGCATTCGGGTGACCCCTGACATCCTGTACTATTTCCTGCCCGCCGACCACGAAGATTATCAGCAATTTAGTCCTTCGGTGCTGCTCATCGAATCGCTGTACGCCTATTGCCAGCAACACGGTATGCCGTGGCTCGACCTGGGTATTTCGACCAGCCGGGGCGTCCGGAACGAGGGCTTGATTCGCTTCAAGCGGCAACTGGGCGCGATTGAAACGTCAAAGTTTATCTACGAAATGCGGTTTTGA
- a CDS encoding Ppx/GppA phosphatase family protein has translation MKIAAIDIGSNAARLQISTVLHVDDVISFKKVEYVRFPLRLGHDVFNFGEITPESEVRTNKLMQVYKLLMELHEVEDYMACATSAMREAANGQKVATRIKELTGIDIHIIDGQKEAELINNVVVQALDERQFLHIDVGGGSTELNLYLNRQKVNSKSFKIGSVRLLEGKETKGAWNKMREWVEENVQRSQELVAVGTGGNINKIFNLVSKVDDTTSLAEIERMRNYISGYSLEDRINKLRLNADRADVIVPAADIYISVMKWAGADTIIVPDLGLKDGIIQLVYERWIKKQQKKK, from the coding sequence TTGAAAATTGCTGCCATCGACATCGGCTCCAACGCGGCCCGTCTCCAGATCTCTACCGTTCTGCACGTCGACGACGTAATTAGCTTTAAAAAAGTTGAGTACGTTCGTTTCCCGCTCCGGCTTGGACACGATGTGTTCAACTTTGGCGAAATTACGCCGGAGAGCGAAGTGCGCACCAACAAACTGATGCAGGTTTATAAACTGCTGATGGAGTTGCATGAAGTGGAAGACTACATGGCCTGCGCCACGTCCGCCATGCGCGAAGCCGCCAACGGCCAGAAAGTGGCAACCCGGATCAAGGAACTAACCGGCATTGACATTCACATCATCGACGGCCAGAAAGAAGCCGAACTGATCAACAACGTGGTGGTTCAGGCGCTCGACGAGCGCCAGTTTCTGCACATCGACGTGGGCGGGGGCAGCACGGAACTCAACCTGTACCTAAACCGGCAAAAAGTCAATTCCAAGTCGTTTAAAATTGGCTCCGTGCGGCTGCTGGAAGGCAAAGAAACCAAGGGTGCCTGGAATAAAATGCGGGAATGGGTGGAGGAAAATGTGCAGCGCTCCCAGGAGTTGGTCGCCGTTGGAACGGGGGGCAACATCAACAAGATTTTTAATCTTGTTTCGAAAGTAGACGATACAACTTCGCTGGCTGAAATTGAGCGGATGCGGAATTACATCTCGGGGTATAGCCTCGAGGACCGGATCAATAAACTACGCCTGAACGCCGACCGCGCCGACGTGATTGTGCCGGCGGCTGATATTTATATTTCGGTGATGAAATGGGCCGGTGCCGATACCATCATCGTTCCCGATCTCGGTCTGAAAGACGGGATTATCCAACTGGTTTACGAACGCTGGATTAAAAAACAGCAGAAAAAGAAATAA
- a CDS encoding carbamoyltransferase family protein, which produces MTILGISAFYHDSAAALIEDGRIVAAAQEERFTRKKHDARFPANAVRFCLEYGGTTLNALDAVVFYDKPLLKFERLLETYYAFAPRGLRSFLTAMPVWLKDKLFLKRLLRDELTKLGYDPKKPVKLLFPEHHLSHAASAFYPSAFEKAAILTIDGVGEWATASIGLGEGKSITVLKEQHFPHSLGLLYSAFTYFLGFRVNSGEYKLMGLAPYGDPRSPEVDRYVDLIKTKLAEIRDDGSIWLNQAYFDYATGLRMIREKKWEALFGLARRKPEEELRAEHGNLALAIQRVTEEGVLNMAREAKRVTSAENLVLAGGVALNCVANGRLQKAGIFKNIFIQPASGDAGGALGAALAAYHIYFGQERVIDYPDDALHGSYLGPTFSDLEVELMARKHKAVYTHYADFGELCDETARLLAHEDVVGWVQGRMEFGPRALGNRSILGDPRSADMQKKLNLKIKYRESFRPFAPSVLAEECADYFDYDGRSPYMLLVHPVRENRRKPLPAGYSGFSLRDKLYHQRSDLPAITHIDFSARLQTVDRHTNPRYWQLMDAFRKQTGCGVLVNTSFNVRGEPIVNTPADAYRCFMRTEMDYLVVGHYLFDKKQQPDWPEKQEWQNEFVLD; this is translated from the coding sequence ATGACAATTCTGGGAATATCAGCTTTTTACCACGACTCGGCTGCGGCTTTGATCGAAGACGGGCGAATTGTGGCAGCTGCGCAGGAGGAGCGATTTACCCGGAAAAAACACGATGCCCGTTTTCCGGCGAATGCCGTTCGGTTTTGCCTCGAATACGGCGGAACCACGCTCAATGCGCTGGATGCGGTTGTTTTTTACGACAAGCCGTTGCTAAAGTTTGAGCGGTTGCTCGAAACCTACTACGCCTTTGCTCCGCGGGGGCTGCGGTCGTTTCTGACGGCCATGCCGGTTTGGCTAAAAGACAAGCTGTTTCTGAAACGGCTTTTGCGCGACGAACTGACCAAGCTGGGTTACGACCCCAAAAAGCCGGTCAAGCTGCTGTTTCCCGAACACCACCTGTCCCACGCAGCCAGCGCCTTTTACCCCTCCGCGTTTGAAAAAGCCGCCATTCTGACTATTGACGGCGTGGGGGAGTGGGCAACGGCTTCCATCGGTTTGGGCGAGGGCAAGAGCATCACGGTATTGAAAGAACAACATTTCCCGCACTCGCTGGGCCTGCTGTATTCGGCTTTTACGTATTTTCTGGGTTTTCGGGTCAATTCCGGCGAGTACAAACTGATGGGTCTGGCGCCGTATGGCGACCCCCGTTCACCGGAGGTCGATCGGTATGTGGATTTGATTAAAACCAAGCTGGCCGAAATCAGGGACGACGGTTCAATCTGGCTCAATCAGGCGTATTTCGACTACGCGACGGGCCTGCGGATGATCCGCGAAAAAAAGTGGGAAGCGCTGTTCGGCCTGGCCCGGCGGAAGCCCGAGGAGGAACTGCGGGCGGAGCACGGTAACCTGGCGCTGGCCATCCAGCGCGTAACGGAAGAGGGGGTTCTGAACATGGCCCGCGAAGCCAAGCGGGTGACCAGTGCCGAAAACCTGGTCTTGGCGGGGGGCGTGGCGCTCAATTGCGTTGCGAACGGCAGGCTGCAAAAAGCCGGTATTTTTAAAAATATTTTTATTCAGCCCGCATCCGGCGATGCGGGTGGGGCGTTGGGGGCGGCACTGGCGGCTTACCACATTTACTTCGGGCAGGAACGCGTAATTGATTACCCGGACGACGCCCTGCACGGTTCGTACCTGGGGCCGACGTTTTCGGATCTGGAGGTGGAGTTGATGGCGAGAAAGCACAAAGCCGTTTATACCCATTACGCCGATTTCGGCGAATTGTGCGATGAAACCGCCCGGCTGCTGGCCCACGAAGACGTCGTTGGCTGGGTACAGGGGCGGATGGAGTTTGGCCCGCGGGCGCTGGGGAACCGGAGCATTCTGGGCGATCCGCGCAGCGCCGACATGCAGAAAAAACTGAACCTGAAAATCAAATACCGGGAGTCGTTCCGGCCCTTCGCGCCCTCGGTGCTGGCCGAGGAGTGTGCCGATTACTTTGACTACGACGGTCGTTCGCCCTACATGCTGCTGGTGCACCCGGTTCGGGAAAACCGTCGCAAGCCGTTGCCCGCCGGTTATTCCGGATTTTCGTTGCGGGATAAACTGTATCACCAACGCTCGGATTTGCCCGCCATTACGCACATTGACTTTTCGGCCCGGCTGCAAACCGTTGACCGGCATACCAACCCGCGGTACTGGCAGCTGATGGACGCGTTCAGGAAGCAAACGGGCTGCGGGGTGCTGGTCAATACCAGTTTCAACGTGCGGGGTGAACCCATCGTCAACACGCCCGCCGATGCCTACCGCTGCTTCATGCGCACCGAAATGGATTACCTGGTCGTTGGCCATTACCTGTTTGACAAAAAACAGCAACCCGACTGGCCGGAAAAGCAGGAGTGGCAGAACGAATTTGTGCTGGACTAA
- a CDS encoding SxtJ family membrane protein, whose product MTPVDRLKAQLVIVTGLVVLYFVFHSVYWLYAAAAVGLLSVLVPKAGNGLAWLWFQLAEGLGWINSRVLLTVLFGLVLVPIAWLYRLSKKNPLAIRQPKNASLYHERNHTYTKDDLEHPW is encoded by the coding sequence ATGACCCCAGTAGACCGCCTGAAGGCCCAGTTAGTAATCGTAACGGGGCTGGTCGTCCTGTATTTTGTGTTCCACTCGGTTTACTGGCTCTATGCCGCAGCGGCCGTCGGGCTGCTGAGCGTGCTGGTTCCAAAGGCCGGAAACGGCCTGGCTTGGCTTTGGTTTCAACTCGCCGAAGGGCTGGGATGGATCAACAGCCGCGTTTTGCTGACGGTCTTGTTCGGGCTGGTTCTGGTGCCTATTGCGTGGCTTTACCGGCTTTCTAAAAAAAATCCGCTGGCGATCCGACAGCCGAAAAACGCATCCCTTTACCACGAACGAAACCACACCTATACCAAAGACGATCTGGAACATCCGTGGTAG
- the metH gene encoding methionine synthase — protein sequence MGTMIQRYKLGEEEYRGTRFADWPHELKGNNDLLSITQPQIIKEIHRQYLDAGSDIIETNTFSGTWVAMADYHMEELVYELNYQSAKIAKEAAEEVTRLTPDKPRFVAGAMGPTTRLASMSPDVNNPGYRAITFDQLVEAFYTQVAGLVEGGADLLLIETITDTLNAKAALFAIDKYFSDKGQQPLPIMVSGTITDASGRTLSGQTTEAFLYSVSHLPLLSIGLNCAMGAELLRPYVQTLAKESPFFTSAYPNAGLPNEMGEYDQSPDEMAAQIESFVQDGFVNIVGGCCGSTPDHIRAIAQAVAKYKPRPKPQPEPYQKLSGLEPLKITEVTNFVNVGERTNVTGSKAFARLIKAGDYDAALTVARQQVENGAQVIDINMDEGMLDSVEVMTTFLNLIASEPDIARVPIMIDSSKWEVIEAGLKCVQGKAIVNSISLKEGEEMFIERARLIKRYGAAAVVMAFDETGQADNYERRIEICERAYRILVDKVQFSAQDIIFDPNILTVATGIEEHNNYAVDFINATRWIKENLPLAKVSGGVSNISFSFRGNEVVREAMHSVFLYYAIKAGMDMGIVNAGQLAVYDDIPKDLLEYCEDVLLNRRPDATERLVEFAETVKAKGKAVVQDESWRLEPVAERLKHALVRGITDYIDQDTEEARQQFERPIEVIEGPLMDGMNVVGDLFGEGKMFLPQVVKSARVMKKAVAYLLPFIEASKSEGAKAAGKILMATVKGDVHDIGKNIVGVVLGCNNYEIIDLGVMVPTQKILEEAKKHNVDIIGLSGLITPSLDEMVGVAKEMERQGFKLPLLIGGATTSRIHTAVKIDPHYSGPVIHVLDASRSVPVAGRLTSEQESTRDQVFQEIKAEYVKLRADHAKRKQDKNYLTIEAARKNKTAIDWSAFEPLKPQFLGNRYFPDYSLKEIAEYIDWTPFFQTWQLHGKYPKIFDDAVVGKEAQKLYDDANRLLQRVIDEKLLKAKAVVGFFPANSAEDDVLLHEFEEIAHEVPCERHGSHTHIEYKLSHLTEAKEAQKSVGELMYDTKTVLHFLRQQNQKAPGLPNFCLSDFVAPLETGHTDYIGGFAVTAGIGIEKLIEEFEKDHDDYNSIMIKAIADRLAEAFAELMHKRVRTEFWPYATGEKLTNEELIKEEYQGIRPAPGYPACPDHTEKATLFELLNAGEVGIELTESFAMYPASSVSGFYFSHPASRYFAVGKINKDQVLNYAQRKNMSVEDVERWLAPVLSYDA from the coding sequence ATGGGTACCATGATTCAACGCTATAAGCTGGGGGAAGAAGAGTATCGCGGAACCCGGTTTGCCGACTGGCCGCACGAACTGAAGGGCAACAACGACCTTTTGTCGATTACGCAGCCGCAAATTATCAAGGAAATCCACCGCCAGTACCTCGACGCCGGATCGGATATCATCGAAACCAACACCTTCAGCGGTACGTGGGTGGCGATGGCCGACTACCACATGGAAGAACTGGTGTACGAACTCAACTACCAGTCGGCGAAAATTGCCAAAGAGGCAGCCGAAGAAGTAACCCGCCTGACGCCCGACAAACCCCGGTTTGTGGCCGGGGCGATGGGGCCTACCACGCGGCTGGCATCCATGTCGCCCGACGTAAACAACCCAGGTTACCGGGCCATCACCTTCGATCAGTTGGTGGAAGCCTTCTATACGCAAGTTGCCGGTCTGGTCGAGGGCGGGGCCGATCTGCTGCTGATCGAAACCATCACGGATACGCTCAACGCCAAAGCCGCGCTGTTTGCCATTGATAAATACTTCTCGGACAAAGGCCAGCAACCGCTGCCGATCATGGTTTCGGGAACCATCACCGACGCTTCGGGCCGGACGTTGTCGGGCCAGACGACGGAAGCGTTTTTGTACTCGGTATCGCACCTGCCGCTGCTGAGCATCGGTTTGAACTGCGCGATGGGGGCCGAACTGCTGCGCCCGTACGTGCAGACGCTTGCCAAAGAATCGCCGTTTTTTACCTCGGCGTACCCGAATGCCGGTTTGCCCAACGAAATGGGGGAATACGATCAGTCACCGGATGAGATGGCGGCCCAGATCGAAAGTTTTGTTCAGGACGGTTTTGTCAACATCGTGGGCGGTTGCTGCGGGTCGACGCCGGATCACATCCGGGCCATTGCCCAGGCCGTGGCCAAATACAAACCCCGCCCGAAACCGCAGCCCGAACCGTACCAGAAACTGAGCGGACTGGAGCCGTTGAAAATCACGGAAGTAACCAACTTTGTGAACGTGGGCGAACGGACCAACGTAACCGGTTCGAAGGCGTTTGCGCGGTTGATCAAAGCCGGGGATTATGACGCAGCCCTGACCGTGGCCCGCCAGCAGGTGGAAAACGGGGCGCAGGTGATCGACATCAACATGGACGAAGGAATGCTGGATTCGGTCGAGGTAATGACCACCTTCCTGAACCTGATTGCGTCGGAACCGGACATTGCCCGCGTGCCCATCATGATCGACTCCTCGAAGTGGGAAGTAATCGAAGCGGGTCTGAAATGCGTGCAGGGAAAAGCCATCGTGAACTCGATTTCGCTGAAAGAAGGCGAAGAAATGTTTATTGAGCGGGCCCGGCTGATTAAGCGTTACGGAGCCGCAGCGGTGGTGATGGCGTTTGATGAAACCGGTCAGGCCGATAATTACGAACGGCGGATTGAAATCTGCGAACGCGCCTACCGGATTCTGGTTGATAAAGTCCAGTTTTCGGCGCAGGACATCATTTTCGACCCCAACATCCTGACCGTAGCGACCGGGATTGAGGAGCATAACAACTACGCCGTTGATTTTATCAATGCCACCCGCTGGATCAAGGAGAATCTGCCGCTGGCGAAAGTAAGCGGTGGGGTGTCCAACATTTCGTTTTCGTTCCGGGGCAACGAAGTGGTGCGGGAAGCCATGCACTCGGTATTCCTGTATTACGCCATCAAAGCCGGAATGGACATGGGCATCGTGAACGCCGGGCAGCTGGCCGTTTACGACGATATTCCGAAAGACCTGCTTGAATACTGCGAGGATGTGTTGCTCAACCGCCGTCCCGACGCGACGGAGCGGCTGGTTGAATTTGCCGAAACCGTCAAGGCCAAGGGGAAAGCCGTGGTGCAGGACGAAAGCTGGCGGCTGGAGCCGGTGGCTGAACGGCTGAAACACGCGCTGGTTCGCGGCATTACGGATTACATTGACCAGGACACGGAAGAGGCCCGTCAGCAATTTGAACGTCCGATTGAGGTGATCGAAGGGCCGCTGATGGACGGGATGAACGTGGTGGGCGATTTGTTCGGTGAGGGTAAAATGTTTCTGCCGCAGGTGGTGAAATCGGCGCGGGTGATGAAAAAAGCCGTGGCCTATTTGCTGCCGTTTATTGAAGCCAGTAAATCGGAAGGGGCCAAAGCCGCCGGGAAAATCCTGATGGCAACCGTCAAAGGCGACGTACACGACATCGGAAAAAACATCGTTGGCGTGGTGCTGGGCTGTAACAATTACGAAATCATTGACCTGGGCGTGATGGTGCCGACCCAGAAGATTCTGGAAGAAGCGAAAAAACACAATGTCGATATCATTGGTTTGAGCGGTTTGATTACGCCCTCGCTCGACGAGATGGTGGGCGTAGCCAAAGAAATGGAGCGGCAGGGCTTCAAGTTGCCGCTGCTGATCGGTGGGGCCACGACCTCGCGCATTCACACCGCCGTCAAGATTGACCCGCACTACTCCGGGCCGGTGATTCACGTGCTGGATGCCAGCCGGAGCGTACCCGTAGCCGGACGACTCACCAGCGAGCAGGAAAGTACGCGCGATCAGGTTTTTCAGGAAATCAAAGCCGAATACGTCAAGCTGCGCGCCGATCACGCCAAACGCAAGCAGGACAAAAATTACCTGACGATTGAAGCGGCCCGCAAAAACAAAACCGCCATCGACTGGTCGGCATTTGAGCCGCTGAAGCCGCAGTTTCTGGGCAATCGGTATTTCCCGGATTATTCGCTGAAAGAAATTGCGGAGTATATCGACTGGACGCCGTTTTTCCAGACCTGGCAGTTACACGGCAAATACCCGAAAATTTTCGACGATGCCGTGGTGGGCAAAGAAGCCCAAAAACTGTACGACGATGCCAACCGGCTTTTGCAGCGGGTCATTGACGAAAAATTGCTGAAAGCCAAAGCCGTCGTTGGGTTCTTCCCGGCCAACTCGGCGGAAGACGATGTCCTGCTGCACGAGTTCGAGGAAATTGCCCACGAAGTTCCCTGCGAACGGCACGGCTCGCACACGCATATCGAATACAAACTCAGCCATCTGACGGAGGCCAAAGAAGCGCAGAAATCCGTTGGAGAATTGATGTACGACACCAAAACCGTGTTGCACTTCCTGCGGCAGCAGAACCAGAAAGCACCGGGGTTGCCCAACTTCTGCCTGTCGGATTTTGTGGCCCCGCTGGAAACGGGTCATACGGATTACATCGGCGGTTTTGCCGTGACGGCCGGAATTGGTATTGAAAAATTGATCGAAGAGTTCGAGAAGGACCACGATGATTACAACAGCATCATGATCAAGGCCATTGCCGACCGGCTGGCCGAAGCCTTCGCCGAGCTGATGCACAAGCGGGTACGGACCGAATTCTGGCCGTATGCCACGGGAGAAAAGCTGACCAACGAGGAACTGATTAAAGAAGAATACCAGGGAATTCGTCCGGCGCCGGGTTACCCCGCCTGTCCCGATCACACCGAAAAAGCGACTTTGTTTGAACTGCTCAATGCCGGAGAGGTTGGGATCGAACTAACGGAAAGTTTTGCGATGTACCCGGCTTCGTCGGTAAGCGGTTTTTACTTCTCGCACCCGGCTTCGCGGTATTTTGCCGTTGGCAAGATCAACAAGGATCAGGTGCTCAACTACGCCCAGCGCAAAAACATGAGCGTTGAGGACGTGGAGCGCTGGCTGGCCCCGGTGCTTTCGTACGACGCATAA
- a CDS encoding PadR family transcriptional regulator, with product MEPSGNEFLRGTLKTIVLKLLTERGRMYGYEITQSVKERTQGEVILTFGALYPVLHKLQQEGLLITESVEVDGRLRKYYTLTPRGNEAAIQKVSDFERFVEVMKHLLQPAPALSLGQ from the coding sequence ATGGAACCATCAGGCAACGAATTTTTGCGGGGAACCCTCAAAACGATCGTGTTGAAACTGCTGACTGAGCGGGGCCGGATGTACGGTTATGAAATAACACAATCCGTTAAGGAACGTACGCAGGGCGAGGTGATTCTAACCTTTGGGGCGTTGTATCCGGTTTTGCATAAATTGCAACAGGAGGGTTTATTGATTACGGAATCGGTGGAAGTAGATGGGCGACTGCGCAAATACTATACGCTGACTCCGCGTGGCAACGAAGCCGCCATTCAGAAAGTTTCTGATTTTGAGCGGTTTGTTGAAGTGATGAAGCACCTTCTCCAACCCGCACCGGCTTTATCGCTGGGGCAGTAA